A part of Fusarium oxysporum Fo47 chromosome III, complete sequence genomic DNA contains:
- a CDS encoding CHAT domain-containing protein, with protein sequence MADIDEAIKYVKKAIGANPTNVEHLKQLGNLLNDRYVNTGMLVDLEASILATKRAIDAITNDDVELADCLNTLSYRLQDRFMVTENNADLEEAIQISRKAIESTSSGNAKYLSNLAASLKTRFSATGDLKDMEDGIVLAKQAVSVTASDDPELPKWLNNLGNHLSNRHLVTGSLRDLEEAINVSRRATATTSDTNMRALFLNNLSAKLDLKAEVTGNSHTYEEAIELAKEAIALTPKSHPDQAKWLGNLATHLMERFDRSWDLKDLQDAINAASKAADLTPNGPTKALYLDAVADGLNRKYDKMGLLADLEEAIRMTEMALEMLPSHHSKRPQIISTLADLFSNRYLRKEVIQDLDRAIELSREAADAKSDNHPYKAIYLDRLAMQLNLRSSISRTDPHLWKDLEESIQLERRAIAITANNRPTWSFKNNLQAMLVIKYGMTKDQAILDECTRLQKEALDEVPEGHQYRAEMLTSLGYHLRDSAKESSSLEKASKCFLEALQNTNAPAISRVRAGSALLQCCPDKQEAYQAAQVIMGLLPQLITRSHETSDKQHAAGSRAGMTCSAAAAVLQADRPVLEALQVLELGRGVLAKYSEEMLLGPLQLGQLSPEQAEAYVHLRDELKFSNTPSQGKSFLGHVAQLNKRYDMATELEELIVEIRKLPGFEDLWTAPTEAETLEAAERGPIVVINVSRARCDALLIEKHQMRSLALPNITNDLYQFARTGDFGSSKVLEWMWDNITQPVLDALGYSQAPEEDAWPHVWWIPTALLTLFPLHAAGYHRNESYETALDRVVSSYASSIRAIIRGRQKDLSSSFSTTAVPRALLVGMQQTPESGTLPFANKEIDIVQKLCQSAGLETVRSRPRKEEVSEHLLDCKIFHFAGHGYTDENDPSNSHLRLEDWKDDPFCVADLQRMNLREHAPFLAYLSACGTGQMKRYNLVDESIHLISAYQLAGFRHVIAKTTYESMRGSGLSDEGVSWGLHRASRELRDNWVKEQKQGRSSLTRGGTFMRNRNGNVVTEEKYFKDEDGRDIPLV encoded by the exons ATGGCTGACATTGACGAGGCTATCAAATATGTCAAGAAAGCGATCGGTGCCAATCCAACAAACGTCGAACATTTAAAACAGCTGGGAAACCTTCTCAACGACAGATATGTCAACACTGGCATGCTTGTGGATCTGGAAGCATCCATTCTTGCGACGAAGCGAGCTATCGATGCGATAACAAACGACGACGTCGAACTGGCAGACTGCTTAAACACCCTCAGTTACCGGCTCCAAGATAGATTCATGGTGACAGAGAACAACGCAGACCTTGAAGAGGCGATACAAATCTCACGAAAGGCGATCGAGTCAACGAGTTCAGGGAACGCCAAATACCTGAGCAATCTCGCCGCATCGCTGAAGACCAGGTTCTCTGCCACTGGGGACCTAAAGGACATGGAAGATGGTATTGTCCTGGCAAAACAGGCCGTTTCTGTAACGGCAAGCGATGACCCGGAATTACCTAAGTGGCTAAATAATCTTGGAAATCACCTCAGCAACAGACACTTAGTTACAGGTTCCTTGAGAGACCTCGAAGAAGCAATCAACGTGAGCAGACGTGCAACTGCCACAACGTCTGACACAAATATGCGAGCTCTCTTTTTGAACAACCTATCGGCAAAATTAGATCTCAAGGCCGAGGTCACTGGTAACTCTCACACATACGAAGAAGCGATCGAACTGGCAAAGGAGGCCATTGCTCTGACGCCGAAAAGCCATCCAGATCAGGCGAAGTGGTTAGGTAATCTCGCAACCCATCTAATGGAAAGATTCGACAGGTCGTGGGACTTAAAAGACTTGCAAGATGCCATCAATGCTGCAAGTAAAGCTGCTGATCTGACACCGAATGGACCTACGAAAGCCCTGTATCTCGACGCGGTCGCAGATGGCTTGAATCGAAAGTATGATAAGATGGGTCTATTGGCAGATCTCGAAGAAGCCATTCGAATGACTGAGATGGCTCTTGAAATGCTTCCAAGTCATCATTCAAAAAGGCCACAAATCATTTCTACCCTTGCGGATCTTTTCAGCAACAGGTACTTGAGAAAGGAGGTGATACAAGACCTCGATAGAGCCATAGAGCTATCCAGAGAGGCTGCTGATGCAAAATCTGATAATCACCCCTACAAAGCGATATATCTCGACAGACTCGCAATGCAACTGAATCTCAGATCCTCAATATCTCGCACGGATCCTCATCTTTGGAAAGATTTGGAAGAGTCGATACAACTGGAGAGAAGAGCGATTGCCATCACAGCGAACAACCGCCCGACTTGGTCTTTCAAGAATAATCTACAGGCTATGCTTGTTATAAAGTACGGCATGACAAAAGACCAAGCAATACTCGATGAGTGTACTCGACTACAAAAAGAAGCGCTTGACGAAGTCCCAGAAGGTCATCAGTACCGCGCAGAAATGCTCACCAGCCTGGGCTATCATCTTAGAGATAGCGCAAAGGAAAGCTCAAGTCTTGAAAAAGCCTCTAAGTGTTTTCTCGAGGCGCTGCAAAACACAAATGCTCCTGCAATAAGCCGCGTAAGAGCTGGCTCCGCACTACTGCAGTGCTGTCCTGATAAACAAGAAGCCTACCAGGCGGCGCAAGTCATCATGGGCCTTCTGCCTCAACTGATAACGAGATCACATGAGACCTCGGATAAACAACATGCTGCGGGCTCGAGAGCTGGTATGACGTGTAGTGCAGCTGCCGCAGTTTTGCAAGCAGACAGGCCGGTCTTAGAGGCGTTGCAGGTACTTGAGCTTGGGCGCGGTGTGCTCGCAAAGTATAGTGAGGAGATGTTGCTGGGTCCTTTGCAGTTGGGTCAGCTTTCACCTGAACAAGCGGAGGCTTACGTTCACCTTCGCGACGAATTGAAGTTTTCGAATACTCCAAGCCAAGGAAAGTCTTTCCTGGGTCATGTTGCTCAGCTCAACAAGCGTTACGACATGGCAACAGAGCTAGAGGAATTGATCGTTGAGATCCGAAAGCTACCTGGGTTCGAAGACCTCTGGACCGCCCCGACAGAGGCAGAAACacttgaggctgctgagcgCGGTCCAATCGTCGTCATCAATGTCAGTCGTGCTCGATGCGATGCGCTCCTCATCGAGAAACATCAAATGCGATCTTTGGCCCTTCCCAATATTACAAATGACCTCTATCAATTTGCTCGTACCGGCGACTTTGGTAGCTCAAAGGTTCTAGAATGGATGTGGGATAATATCACCCAGCCAGTATTGGATGCTCTTGGTtattctcaagctcctgAAGAGGATGCATGGCCTCATGTTTGGTGGATACCTACGGCCTTGTTGACTCTTTTCCCGCTACACGCTGCAGGATATCACCGCAACGAGTCTTATGAAACTGCCCTTGATAGAGTAGTCTCTTCTTACGCCTCTTCTATCAGGGCCATCATACGTGGTCGCCAGAAAGACCTTTCATCATCGTTCTCTACCACAGCTGTACCGAGAGCGTTGCTTGTAGGCATGCAACAAACTCCAGAAAGTGGAACTTTGCCCTTTGCAAACAAGGAAATAGACATTGTACAGAAGCTATGTCAATCAGCCGGCCTAGAGACCGTTCGGTCGAGACCACGAAAAGAAGAGGTATCCGAGCATCTATTAGACTGCAAAATATTCCACTTTGCAGGCCATGGCTACACCGATGAAAACGACCCTTCCAACAGCCATCTACGCTTAGAAGACTGGAAAGACGACCCGTTTTGCGTTGCTGACCTACAGCGAATGAATCTTCGCGAGCACGCGCCGTTTCTCGCATATCTCTCTGCCTGTGGTACCGGACAGATGAAACGGTATAACCTGGTCGACGAGAGTATCCATTTGATCAGCGCATACCAACTAGCTGGCTTTCGTCACGTCATCG CTAAAACTACGTATGAGAGCATGAGGGGCTCAGGCCTGAGTGATGAAGGTGTGAGTTGGGGGTTGCATCGGGCTTCTAGGGAGTTGCGTGATAACTGGGTCAAGGAGCAGAAACAGGGGAGAAGCTCGTTGACAAGGGGAGGCACATTCATGAGGAATCGCAACGGTAATGTTGTGACGGAGGAGAAATATttcaaggatgaggatgggagGGATATC CCTCTTGTCTGA
- a CDS encoding uncharacterized protein (domain of unknown function-domain containing protein), translating to MSQSTPMEYTPLLLKGFSAWIVYHGASHVVRGIKEYLPQIERAKLPPSTVSLMDSQIRFLGGTYIGYGAALCWTSYDIWERQLALNILLAGLALGGIGRAISAGVFGWGLPWVQRATITEIVVPPLVYWLGSRKYV from the coding sequence ATGTCCCAGTCCACACCAATGGAATACActcccctcctcctcaaagGTTTCTCCGCCTGGATCGTCTATCATGGCGCATCGCATGTCGTCCGAGGGATAAAAGAATATCTTCCACAAATTGAACGCGCAAAACTCCCTCCATCCACCGTCTCCCTCATGGATTCACAGATCCGTTTCCTGGGTGGAACATACATTGGTTACGGCGCTGCGCTATGCTGGACATCATACGACATCTGGGAAAGACAGTTGGCTTTGAATATTCTCTTGGCTGGCTTGGCACTAGGCGGTATTGGGAGAGCTATTTCAGCGGGGGTCTTTGGCTGGGGATTACCGTGGGTGCAACGAGCTACCATCACTGAGATTGTCGTGCCACCCTTGGTCTACTGGCTTGGCTCGCGCAAGTATGTTTAG
- a CDS encoding glycoside hydrolase superfamily translates to MPMMANSLFTFFLLTFLSFFVSAQDDANPGDVNPVPPVGEIKTEDPISSPLTEGCPQPCSIAGNDPANWTQLHSLEELAGCTLPMLFALNVENDYSESATLYTCVTETESTSTKRDEVTKVQARAAESSVSLASNCGAEKATVKTTSSFGKAVLRSGNNVAAAAGLLAEYLDNGATCGTTILFAKSGSSIAGVYVGGEVQKGSASNILRQSTARLQKGVQAFQVCNANDKTAETIGLYAADNVNGVEAVQNAVRTWSHGQCVSIAQATKESVNLGVLTTTTVKARDVELRSRFAGVESLLAPRADCKAIQVVSGDSCASLAKKCKVTTANFNKYNPAKNFCSTLAPKQWVCCSAGTLPDKTPQPSKDGTCFIYKIKSGDGCYSLGQNFGITQKFIEDVNKNTWGFAGCNRLQLGQPICLSKGKNPMPLAIAGAVCGPQKPGSKKPSSAKTGWDLANMNPCPLNACCSGYGFCGITSEFCTNTTAKGGAPGTSQPNTPGCIGNCGTKIVGNTKKPAKFLNVGYFQGYNLGRPCLNMDVTKLSEVTTPYTHIHFAFAGLKSDFSVLLQPDVRAQFLKFKEVKGSWKKIISFGGWAGSTDASTYQLYRDAIKPANRDKFAYNIMTVLNNHKLDGVDFDWEYPGSAGSDGSSTDTANYVAFLQVMRNKIGKSGKTMSVALPAAYWYLKPFPVTKIAPLVDYMVYMTYDLHGQWDYGNKFISSGCPNGNCLRSHVNKTETLDSLAMITKAGVDPAKIVIGISSYGRSFRMKDPKCTGPTCQFTGSFSVSEAEPGVCTGEAGYLSDAEIRLIAYDAKQGKKGVTAKTWYDKDSDSDIMTFGTKGKGMTDWVAYMGPTTKQKRTDWAKSLNFGGVVDWAIDLETWFSAKP, encoded by the exons ATGCCCATGATGGCTAATTCACTCTTTActtttttccttctcacATTCCTTTCATTCTTTGTTTCCGCTCAAGACGATGCTAACCCCGGTGATGTGAACCCCGTCCCTCCCGTCGGGGAGATCAAGACCGAAGACCCCATCTCGAGTCCTCTCACCGAGGGATGTCCTCAGCCTTGTAGCATCGCGGGCAACGACCCTGCCAACTGGACGCAGCTTCACAGCCTGGAGGAACTCGCGGGCTGTACCCTCCCTATGCTGTTTGCGCTCAATGTTGAGAACGATTACAGCGAGAGCGCGACTTTGTATACCTGCGTTACCGAGACGGAGTCGACTTCTACAAAGCGGGATGAGGTCACAAAGGTTCAGGCTAGAGCGGCGGAGAGCTCTGTTTCTCTGGCTAGTAACTGCGGTGCTGAGAAAGCTACCGTAAAGACTACCTCGTCTTTTGGAAAGGCTGTTCTTCGATCTGGTAACAACGTCGCTGCCGCCGCTGGCCTTCTTGCCGAGTATCTTGACAACGGTGCCACATGCGGTACTACCATTCTCTTCGCCAAGTCTGGCTCTTCCATCGCTGGTGTTTACGTCGGCGGTGAAGTCCAAAAGGGCAGTGCCTCCAACATTCTTCGTCAATCTACTGCTCGTCTTCAAAAGGGCGTTCAGGCATTCCAGGTCTGCAATGCTAATGACAAGACTGCTGAGACTATCGGTCTTTACGCAGCTGATAATGTGAACGGTGTTGAAGCTGTTCAGAACGCTGTGAGGACTTGGTCTCATGGTCAGTGTGTCAGCATCGCTCAAGCTACCAAGGAGTCTGTCAACCTTGGTGTTCTCACTACCACCACCGTCAAGGCTCGCGATGTTGAGCTCCGCTCTCGTTTCGCTGGTGTCGAGTCCCTTCTTGCACCCCGCGCTGATTGTAAAGCCATTCAAGTCGTCTCAGGTGACTCTTGTGCTTCGCTCGCTAAGAAGTGCAAGGTTACTACCGCCAACTTCAACAAGTACAACCCCGCGAAGAACTTTTGCTCCACCCTTGCTCCTAAGCAGTGGGTTTGCTGCTCTGCTGGTACTCTTCCCGACAAGACGCCTCAGCCTAGCAAGGATGGTACATGTTTCATTTACAAGATCAAGTCTGGCGATGGCTGCTACTCCCTCGGCCAGAACTTCGGTATCACTCAAAAGTTCATTGAGGATGTCAACAAGAACACTTGGGGTTTCGCTGGCTGCAACCGTCTTCAGCTCGGTCAGCCTATCTGTCTCAGCAAGGGCAAGAACCCCATGCCTCTAGCTATCGCCGGCGCTGTCTGCGGTCCTCAAAAGCCTGGATCGAAGAAGCCCTCCAGTGCCAAGACAGGCTGGGACCTCGCCAACATGAACCCCTGCCCTCTCAACGCTTGCTGTTCCGGCTATGGTTTCTGCGGTATCACCTCTGAGTTCTGCACCAACACTACCGCCAAGGGTGGTGCCCCCGGTACAAGCCAGCCCAACACTCCCGGCTGCATCGGAAACTGCGGTACCAAGATCGTCGgcaacaccaagaagcccgccaagttcctcaacGTAGGTTACTTCCAGGGATACAACCTCGGCCGACCCTGCTTGAACATGGACGTCACCAAACTTTCCGAGGTCACTACTCCCTACACTCACATCCACTTTGCCTTTGCCGGTCTCAAGTCTGACTTCTCCGTCCTTCTTCAACCCGATGTTCGTGCGCAGttcctcaagttcaaggaagTCAAGGGcagctggaagaagatcatcTCCTTTGGCGGCTGGGCTGGCTCAACTGATGCGTCAACATACCAGCTCTACCGTGATGCTATCAAGCCTGCGAACCGTGACAAGTTTGCTTACAACATCATGACTGTTCTGAACAACCATAAGCTCGATGGTGTTGATTTTGATTGGGAGTATCCTGGTTCTGCTGGTTCTGACGGTTCTTCTACCGATACTGCCAACTACGTTGCGTTCCTCCAGGTTATGAGGAACAAGATTGGAAAGAGTGGAAAGACTATGTCTGTTGCTCTTCCTGCTGCGTATTGGTATCTTAAGCCTTTCCCTGTTACCAAGATTGCGCCTCTTGTTGATTACATGGTCTACATGACCTACGATCTCCACGGTCAATGGG ATTATGGCAACAAGTTCATCAGCTCTGGCTGCCCCAACGGAAACTGTCTCCGCTCCCACGTCAACAAGACCGAGACCCTCGACTCCCTCGCAATGATCACCAAAGCCGGCGTCGACCCCGCCAAGATCGTCATCGGCATCTCCAGCTACGGCCGCAGCTTCCGCATGAAAGACCCCAAGTGCACTGGCCCAACATGCCAATTCACCGGCAGCTTCAGCGTCTCCGAAGCTGAGCCTGGTGTTTGCACCGGCGAAGCCGGATACCTCTCCGACGCGGAGATCCGCCTCATCGCGTACGATGCTAAGCAAGGCAAGAAGGGCGTTACGGCCAAGACGTGGTATGATAAGGACTCGGACTCGGATATCATGACGTTTGGAACGAAGGGCAAGGGTATGACTGATTGGGTTGCGTATATGGGGCCTACGACGAAGCAGAAGCGTACGGATTGGGCCAAGAGCTTGAactttggtggtgttgttgattgGGCCATTGATCTGGAGACCTGGTTCTCCGCCAAGCCTTAG